In Capsicum annuum cultivar UCD-10X-F1 chromosome 7, UCD10Xv1.1, whole genome shotgun sequence, one genomic interval encodes:
- the LOC124885716 gene encoding uncharacterized protein LOC124885716 has translation MPESQIKKSKRPCFVCGKLGHRVFQCYLRKGQKPKQGGQDDVQARLTEGDEVVSAVIVEANLVANKTDWVLDTGASRHFCANKELFHDFDESTDGECVYIGNSTTAGVMGKGKILLKLTSGKTLALNNVLYVPSLRRNLVFGALLNKVGLKLVLEADKIIISYGGDFFGKGYLNGGLFVLNIDQEIFNANISNSTYIAESINLWHEAKHAKKPFKYVTSRKTGLLELVHSDLADFKKTINKGAISWKSSKQTYIARSIMESEFVVLKLAGQEAEWLRNLLTDVPLWERQMSLVSLHCDSQTTIGIVKIVYTMVKRDIFTSDMVQINNY, from the exons atgCCAGAGAgccaaattaaaaaatcaaagagGCCTTGTTTTGTCTGCGGAAAACTTGGCCACAGGGTTTTCCAGTGTTATCTAAGAAAAGGACAAAAGCCAAAACAGGGAGGACAAGATGATGTCCAAGCTCGTCTTACAGAGGGTGATGAAGTAGTTTCTGCAGTAATTGTCGAGGCAAATCTGGTAGCTAACAAGACTGATTGGGTGTTGGACACAGGAGCTTCAAGACATTTCTGTGCTAACAAAGAATTATTCCATGACTTTGATGAATCCACTGATGGTGAGTGCGTCTACATAGGTAACTCCACTACTGCTGGAGTTATGGGTAAAGgaaaaattttacttaaattaacttcTGGAAAAACTTTAGCCTTGAACAATGTTCTGTATGTTCCCTCGCTCCGTAGAAACTTAGTTTTTGGAGCACTTCTTAACAAAGTAGGCCTTAAGCTTGTTTTAGaagctgataaaataattatttcttatggAGGAGACTTTTTTGGGAAGGGATACCTTAATGGGGGCTTATTTGTACTGAACATTGATCAagagattttcaatgcaaatattTCTAATTCTACTTATATTGCTGAGTCTATTAATTTATGGCATG AAGCAAAGCATGCCAAGAAGCCTTTTAAATATGTTACCAGTAGAAAGACCGGGTTGCTTGAACTAGTACATTCAGACTTAGCAGattttaagaaaactattaaTAAAG GTGCTATTTCGTGGAAGTCTTCAAAGCAGACTTATATAGCACGTTCTATTATGGAATCTGAATTCGTTGTCCTCAAGTTGGCAGGGCAAGAAGCTGAGTGGCTGAGAAATCTTTTGACAGATGTACCTTTATGGGAAAGACAAATGTCACTAGTCTCTTTACATTGTGACTCACAGACGACAATTGGGATTGtaaaaatagtgtatacaatGGTAAAAAGAGACATATTCACATCAGACATGGTgcagataaataattattga